The following DNA comes from Streptomyces sp. Ag109_O5-10.
TCGGGTCAGGAGGTCGGGTAGACGAACGGCATGACCAGACCGATCAGGGCGAGCGCCTCACAGAAGGCGAAGCCGAGGATCTGGTTGGCGCGGATCAGGCCGGCAGCCTCGGGCTGACGGGCGAGCGCCTGCGTGCCGTTGCCGAAGATGATGCCGATGCCGACGCCCGGGCCGATCGCGGCGAGGCCGTAACCGATCGAGCCGAGGTTGCCCTTGATCTGGGTGGCGGCGAGGGTGGCCTGCGCAAGAGCGGACATGCCGGTTCTTCCTTCTCTTTCAAGGACCGGTGGGGGTTGGCCACCGGATGACGGGGTGGTGGTGGGACGGCTCAGTGGTGCTCGGCGAGCGCGCCCTGGATGTAGCTGCAGGTCAGCAGTACGAAGACGTACGCCTGGACAGCCTGGATGAAGAGCTCGAAGGCGGTCATCACGAGGACCATGACGAACGAGACACCGGAGTAGGCGATGCCGATGCCGTTCAGCATGTACCAGCTGGCGATCGTGAAGAGCAGCAGCAGGGTGTGCCCGGCGAACATGTTCGCGAAGAGTCGGACGGCGTGGGTGAACGGCCGGACGATGAGGTTCGAGAAGAACTCGATCGTCATGGACAGCGGCAGCACCGCGCCGAGCGTCTTGTCGTAGCCGGTGACGTTCTTGAAGAAGCCGACGAAGCCCTGGCGCTTGAAGGTGAGCGCGACCCACGTGATGTACACG
Coding sequences within:
- the atpE gene encoding ATP synthase F0 subunit C, yielding MSALAQATLAATQIKGNLGSIGYGLAAIGPGVGIGIIFGNGTQALARQPEAAGLIRANQILGFAFCEALALIGLVMPFVYPTS